A region of Paramormyrops kingsleyae isolate MSU_618 chromosome 17, PKINGS_0.4, whole genome shotgun sequence DNA encodes the following proteins:
- the LOC111851351 gene encoding nicotinamide N-methyltransferase-like, translating to MQMAAMEGSGQTTFTEGESYQDHFDPRAYLNSFYSCPHGNSDENCLKYELRQLSKSFGAGKYKGRRLIEIGSGPSIHGLISACEHFEEIIMSDFADCNRQEIERWLRADADCFDWDPVIQFVCEVEGNRRTPGEKKVRLKQTVKQVLKCDVRLENPFGPLVVGPADCLLSCLCLEAACRDLETYQRVLGNLKMLLKPGAVLVMVGVLNETFYMVGGKRFSCLALRESFIQETLKNLGFSVEEFNVMPLRSNNMVSDFTGIFHVVARNCF from the exons ATGCAGATGGCAGCCATGGAGGGCTCCGGCCAAACAACGTTCACAGAGGGAGAATCCTACCAGGACCACTTTGACCCCAGGGCATACTTAAACAGCTTTTACTCTTGCCCCCACGGCAATTCTGATGAAAACTGCCTGAAGTATGAGCTGCGACAATTGAGCAAGTCGTTTGGAGCAG GGAAATACAAGGGCCGAAGACTAATTGAGATAGGAAGTGGTCCATCAATACATGGTCTGATAAGTGCTTGCGAGCACTTTGAAGAGATCATTATGTCCGACTTTGCTGATTGCAACCGCCAGGAGATTGAGAGATGGCTGAGAGCAGATGCGGATTGTTTTGACTGGGATCCTGTCATCCAGTTTGTCTGTGAGGTGGAGGGAAACAG GAGGACACCTGGGGAGAAGAAAGTGAGGCTGAAGCAGACTGTGAAGCAGGTGCTGAAATGTGATGTCCGCTTGGAGAACCCTTTCGGGCCCCTGGTTGTGGGGCCCGCTGACTGTTTGCTGAGCTGCCTCTGCCTGGAAGCTGCCTGCCGGGATCTGGAGACCTATCAGCGTGTGCTGGGGAACCTGAAGATGCTGCTGAAGCCTGGGGCAGTTCTGGTGATGGTAGGCGTCCTCAATGAAACCTTCTACATGGTGGGGGGTAAGAGGTTCTCCTGCCTCGCCCTCAGAGAGAGTTTCATCCAGGAAACACTTAAGAATCTGGGCTTTTCCGTTGAGGAGTTCAATGTCATGCCCTTGAGGAGCAACAACATGGTGTCTGATTTCACTGGGATTTTTCATGTCGTTGCTCgtaattgtttttaa